The Leptolyngbya sp. 'hensonii' genomic interval GCTGTTGGGTGGCGGAGATCAGGCTCTTCAGGCATTGCTCTCTTTTTCTCTGGTTTTCCCGTTGCTTTTCTTCCTGACCCAGCTCCATTACGAACTCTCCGCTTTTGTAAAAATTACCCGGTACACCCTTTACAGCCCTATAGCCTCTTTTCCAGATCACTGAGTGGCAATTGTGACTTAAGCGAGAACATTATCATCTCGTTCCGGCCATCTCGAATCAACGAGAACACCCTTTATTGTGATACTTTCCCCCGCAGCCTGAAAGCACTCCATCAGGCTATAAGAATACATAATTAGCTCAGATTAGCCCAATTCTCCAATTATTTAAGATAGGTAATATCATTTCCGAGGGAGATTGCCATGATTTTTTCAGCTCTGTAGCCAACCAGATCTTTACCCTATGAGATGGGAAAGCCTACGGAAATCAACGCCTCTTGGCAGAAGAACCTGTCTCTGAATCAGGTAATTGGTTTGGACAAGTCGGCTGGTTGAAGGAGGAACCCCGCACCCTATGCACAGCATTGGTGTCGGGAGGATGTCAGACCAGCAGATTAAATGTAAAGATACAGAAATGTAGAGGTTAAGGGTGCGAGTATCGCATTCCCATAGCAGATTCCAGCAGGAGGTAACTCGACAGGAATGGATTGTAGCCACATTCAGTTTCGCATTCACAGCCCATCAACCGTAGAAGATTGTATGGCCCAGATTGATCTCGGACAGCTCCAGGACCTGTTTCGGACTGCCGCTTTTTGGGCCTGTGATCGTCGCCTGGAAGATTTAACCCTTGCCATTGCCAACAGTAATCCCGTAGTCACTGTCTGGGATCGCAAGACCCTAATTGGTTTTGCTCGCGCCACATCAGATGGGGTGTATCGCGCCACAATTTGGGATGTGGTCATCCATCCCGATTACCAGGGAGCCGGATTGGGACGAAAACTGGTCCAGACGGTTTTGAGCCATCCCCATGTCTGCCGGGTAGAACGGGTTTATCTGATGACCACCCATCAGCAGAACTTTTATGAACGGATCGGCTTTCAAAC includes:
- a CDS encoding GNAT family N-acetyltransferase; translation: MDCSHIQFRIHSPSTVEDCMAQIDLGQLQDLFRTAAFWACDRRLEDLTLAIANSNPVVTVWDRKTLIGFARATSDGVYRATIWDVVIHPDYQGAGLGRKLVQTVLSHPHVCRVERVYLMTTHQQNFYERIGFQTNATTTMVLLNQPTESLETIVSASCYSGSRTTNGTEH